The Rhipicephalus sanguineus isolate Rsan-2018 chromosome 7, BIME_Rsan_1.4, whole genome shotgun sequence genome includes a window with the following:
- the LOC119399089 gene encoding keratin-associated protein 21-1-like: MASEDLVSNLVLAMDPLLVSEELALQDTGLVFGYGAAAFKSGAGYGPIAGFGGSGFKSGASLGSGYGQGYGAGSFGYGGAGFKSNAGYGTGYGQGYGAGFGNLGVSYGLGAK; this comes from the exons ATGGCTTCGGAGGACCTGGTTTCAAATCTGGTGCTGGCTATGGACCCACTGCTGGTTTCGGAGGAACTGGCTTTGCAGGATACGGGCCTGGT TTTTGGTTATGGAGCAGCTGCCTTCAAGTCCGGTGCTGGCTACGGGCCCATTGCTGGCTTTGGAGGGTCTGGCTTCAAGTCCGGTGCTAGCTTGGGCTCTGGATACGGCCAGGGCTACGGCGCTGGCAGCTTCGGCTACGGAGGAGCTGGCTTCAAGTCCAATGCGGGCTACGGCACCGGATATGGCCAAGGCTACGGTGCTGGCTTCGGCAATCTCGGCGTCAGTTATGGACTAGGCGCTAAGTAG
- the LOC119399088 gene encoding uncharacterized protein LOC119399088 — MDTIITTVLLAFVSTTSAIVIGQDVDSGRTVAAVPLAVVKPGTASIRIVPGTVAKAGGVGQATGKLGYGAGVGLGGAGLKSGAGYGSGVSSLGAAKSGAGYGYGSSGFGGAGVKSGYGYGTGVSFGGAGSKSGAGYGDNTFGYGGAGFKSGAGYGPAAGFGGAGFKSGAGYGPSVGFGGVSFKSGAGNGGAGFKSGTGYGPNFGFKSGGGYGAGAGFGGAGLNSLRPSVAGYGPDYGAGVFGYGAAGFNTGAGYGPALGFGGTGFKSGAGYGPGVGFNSGLASVLDTARVTALAFSAMEELV, encoded by the exons ATGGACACCATT ATCACCACGGTCCTGCTCGCCTTTGTCTCCACCACCTCTGCCATTGTCATCGGTCAGGATGTCGACTCAGGTCGTACCGTGGCTGCGGTCCCACTGGCTGTCGTGAAACCTGGCACTGCCTCCATTCGAATCGTTCCTGGAACGGTAGCCAAAGCTGGTGGCGTCGGCCAGGCAACCGGTAAACTCGGATATGGAGCCGGTGTCGGACTCGGAGGAGCTGGCTTAAAGTCAGGTGCCGGCTACGGGTCCGGTGTCAGCTCACTAGGAGCTGCTAAATCCGGTGCTGGTTACGGCTACGGTAGCTCCGGCTTTGGAGGAGCTGGTGTTAAGTCTGGTTATGGCTATGGAACCGGTGTATCTTTCGGAGGAGCCGGTTCGAAGTCTGGTGCTGGCTACGGCGACAACACCTTTGGATACGGAGGAGCTGGTTTTAAGTCTGGTGCTGGTTACGGACCTGCTGCTGGCTTTGGAGGAGCTGGATTTAAGTCCGGTGCTGGCTACGGACCCAGTGTAGGCTTTGGTGGAGTCAGTTTCAAGTCTGGGGCTGGCAACGGAGGAGCAGGATTTAAATCAGGGACTGGCTACGGACCCAACTTTGGCTTCAAGTCCGGTGGTGGCTATGGAGCCGGTGCTGGCTTTGGAGGTGCTGGTTTGAATTCGCTGCGGCCTTCGGTTGCAGGATACGGCCCGGACTATGGTGCTGGTGTTTTCGGCTACGGAGCAGCTGGTTTCAATACCGGTGCTGGTTACGGTCCTGCTCTTGGTTTCGGAGGAACTGGCTTCAAGTCTGGTGCTGGATACGGGCCCGGTGTTGGTTTCAATTCCGGCTTGGCTTCGGTGCTGGATACGGCCAGGGTTACGGCACTGGCGTTTTCGGCTATGGAGGAGCTGGTTTGA
- the LOC119400093 gene encoding uncharacterized protein LOC119400093 has translation MKAILATALLALISGTAYGYPKLVFKPGAGFGSSSFGNGGPGFNFGGGSFGNGAAGFKPGAGFSGGNFGGPGFKAAGAGNGLGGGFGGAGFNAGGGVGYGSFGYGGAGFEFGAGNLGFGAAGFKAGSGNGAGNFGFGGPGLNFGTGNGFGSIGFGSQGLKAAGAGLGLGGGFGGFKSGSGNGFGSFGNGGPAFNPSVGFRAGYAQGFSAGIQKLGFNNGYGPY, from the exons ATGAAGGCAATC CTCGCCACGGCCCTCCTCGCCTTGATTTCGGGTACAGCTTACGGCTACCCGAAATTAGTTTTCAAGCCCGGTGCCGGATTCGGCAGTAGTAGCTTCGGCAACGGTGGACCTGGTTTCAACTTTGGTGGTGGCAGCTTCGGCAACGGAGCTGCTGGTTTCAAGCCTGGTGCCGGATTCAGCGGTGGCAACTTCGGCGGACCTGGTTTCAAGGCAGCTGGCGCTGGCAACGGGCTCGGCGGTGGCTTCGGAGGCGCTGGCTTTAACGCAGGTGGCGGCGTCGGCTACGGTAGCTTTGGCTACGGAGGAGCGGGTTTCGAGTTCGGTGCTGGAAACCTTGGCTTCGGGGCAGCTGGTTTCAAGGCAGGCTCTGGCAACGGTGCTGGTAACTTCGGCTTTGGAGGACCTGGTTTGAACTTCGGTACCGGCAACGGTTTCGGCAGTATCGGCTTCGGAAGCCAGGGTCTCAAGGCAGCTGGTGCCGGCCTTGGACTCGGTGGTGGCTTCGGAGGATTTAAGTCGGGATCTGGCAATGGATTCGGCAGCTTCGGCAACGGAGGACCTGCTTTCAATCCTAGTGTTGGCTTCCGGGCTGGATATGCCCAGGGTTTCAGCGCTGGCATTCAAAAACTCGGCTTCAACAATGGCTACGGTCCATACTG a
- the LOC119399092 gene encoding keratin-associated protein 19-2-like — MKVILIAALLALVLGTGYGYPNLGFKPNGGFGGSRFGFGGPGFPFGVGNLGFGAAGFNPLAGYGVGNFGFGGPAIQPGLGFGSGYRQGFRAGFGARFNYGYGLY; from the exons ATGAAAGTTATT CTCATCGCTGCACTCCTCGCCTTGGTTTTGGGTACCGGATACGGCTACCCGAATCTAGGCTTCAAGCCGAATGGCGGATTCGGTGGCAGCCGCTTTGGCTTCGGTGGACCTGGTTTCCCGTTTGGTGTTGGCAACCTCGGCTTTGGAGCAGCTGGTTTCAACCCACTTGCCGGCTACGGTGTTGGCAACTTCGGCTTCGGAGGACCTGCCATCCAGCCTGGTTTAGGCTTCGGTTCTGGATATCGTCAGGGCTTCCGCGCTGGCTTTGGCGCTCGCTTCAATTACGGCTACGGGCTCTACTGA
- the LOC119399090 gene encoding keratin-associated protein 19-2 yields the protein MKVILIAALLALVLGTGYGYPNLGFKPNGGFGGSRFGFGGPGFPFGVGNLGFGAAGFNPLPGYGVSNFGFGGPAIKPGLGFGSGYRQGFRAGFGASINYGFGPY from the exons ATGAAAGTTATC CTGATCGCTGCACTCCTCGCCTTGGTTTTGGGTACCGGATACGGCTACCCGAATCTAGGCTTCAAGCCGAATGGCGGATTCGGCGGTAGCCGCTTTGGCTTCGGTGGACCTGGTTTcccgtttggtgttggtaacctCGGATTTGGAGCAGCTGGTTTCAACCCACTTCCCGGCTACGGTGTTAGCAACTTCGGCTTCGGAGGACCTGCCATCAAGCCTGGTTTAGGCTTCGGCTCTGGATATCGTCAGGGCTTCCGCGCTGGCTTCGGCGCTAGCATCAATTACGGCTTCGGGCCCTACTGA
- the LOC125759155 gene encoding uncharacterized protein LOC125759155, with translation MKAILIAAVIALVLGTGYGYPNLGFKPNGGFGGPGFPFGASNLGFGSAGFNPLAGSGGGNFGSGGPGFGVGAGSGSFGFGGPAIKPGLGFGSGYRQGFSAGFGARFNYGYGLY, from the exons ATGAAAGCAATC CTCATCGCTGCAGTCATCGCCTTGGTTTTGGGCACCGGATACGGCTACCCGAATCTGGGCTTCAAGCCCAATGGCGGATTCGGTGGACCTGGTTTCCCCTTTGGTGCTAGCAACCTCGGGTTCGGATCAGCTGGTTTCAACCCACTTGCCGGCTCCGGTGGTGGCAACTTCGGCTCTGGAGGACCTGGTTTCGGTGTCGGCGCTGGCTCCGGTAGCTTCGGCTTCGGAGGACCTGCCATCAAGCCTGGTTTAGGCTTCGGTTCTGGATATCGTCAAGGCTTCAGCGCTGGCTTCGGCGCTCGCTTCAATTATGGCTACGGGCTCTACTGA